In one Natronosalvus amylolyticus genomic region, the following are encoded:
- the gap gene encoding type I glyceraldehyde-3-phosphate dehydrogenase, which produces MSEHSFSDDSQDDAVVRVGLNGFGRIGRNVLRASLEYENVEIVAINDVMDNEDMRYLFKYDSVHGRLDDVTLEDDTLSVAGHDVQLLSERDPTQLPWDEHDIDVAFEATGLFRTHDEAAQHLEAGADKVVISAPAKGDKPVKTLVYGVNHAEYDGEDVVSNASCTTNSVAPVVKVLDEEFGIESGLLTTVHAYTGTQALIDGPMGKRRRGRAAAENIIPTTTGAAIATTEVLPQLEGKLDGMAMRVPVPNGSITDLTVDLEADITKDDLEAAIREAANGELAGVLGYTDEEIVSRDIVGLPFSSYVDLEAAMVLEGGLVKVLTWYDNEYGFSNRMLDLATYVIAQEEAEAEAAA; this is translated from the coding sequence ATGAGTGAACATTCATTTTCAGACGACAGTCAGGACGATGCAGTCGTTCGCGTGGGCCTCAACGGGTTCGGCCGTATCGGCCGAAACGTGCTGCGCGCGTCCCTGGAGTACGAAAACGTCGAAATTGTCGCCATCAACGACGTGATGGATAACGAGGACATGCGGTACCTGTTCAAGTACGATTCGGTACACGGCCGACTCGACGACGTTACCCTCGAGGATGACACCCTGTCGGTCGCTGGGCACGACGTGCAGTTGCTCTCGGAGCGTGACCCCACCCAACTGCCGTGGGACGAACACGATATCGATGTCGCGTTCGAGGCGACCGGTCTGTTCCGCACGCACGACGAAGCCGCCCAACACCTCGAGGCCGGAGCCGACAAGGTCGTCATCTCCGCCCCAGCCAAAGGTGACAAACCGGTCAAAACGCTCGTCTACGGCGTCAACCACGCGGAGTACGACGGCGAAGACGTCGTCTCGAACGCTTCGTGTACGACCAACAGCGTCGCCCCAGTCGTGAAAGTGCTCGACGAGGAGTTCGGTATCGAATCCGGCCTGCTCACGACCGTCCACGCCTACACTGGCACGCAGGCGCTCATCGACGGACCGATGGGCAAACGTCGTCGCGGCCGTGCCGCCGCCGAGAACATCATCCCGACCACGACCGGTGCCGCTATCGCGACCACCGAAGTGCTTCCACAACTCGAGGGCAAACTCGACGGGATGGCCATGCGCGTCCCCGTTCCCAACGGCTCGATTACCGACCTGACGGTCGACCTCGAAGCCGACATCACCAAAGACGACCTCGAGGCCGCCATCCGCGAGGCTGCCAACGGCGAACTCGCGGGCGTGCTCGGCTACACCGACGAAGAAATCGTTTCCCGGGATATCGTTGGTCTTCCCTTCTCTTCGTACGTCGATCTCGAGGCAGCGATGGTCCTCGAAGGCGGTCTCGTCAAGGTCCTCACCTGGTACGACAACGAGTATGGCTTCTCCAACCGAATGCTCGACCTGGCGACGTACGTCATCGCACAGGAGGAAGCTGAAGCCGAAGCTGCGGCCTAA
- a CDS encoding phosphoglycerate kinase, translating to MFNTVSDLDSGQRVLVRVDINAPVENGRAQDNRRFERHASSIRTLLEDGHAVAVMAHQGRPGRDTFISLESHADILGEHLGQDVGFVSDTFGEDALEAIEALETGEVLLLENVRMCEDELPEKEPEEHAQSEFVQTLAPKFDAYVNDAYSAAHRAHASLVGFPLVMDAYAGPVMDAEYTANSAIQDREFDGPVTMVLGGTKAEDLIPVIERVDDTVDRFCLGGIVGELFLRAAGHDVGYDVEGTEFFDHQWDDHADTIESILETYGDRLTLASDLAYEGDDGERAETAVEGLEKDTSSLDIGSESAEAYADLVRESDAVFVKGALGVFEDERFATGTVTVLEAIAETDCFSVVGGGDTSRAIGMYGLDEADFGHVSIAGGAYVRALTGEPLIGIEVLERAAAA from the coding sequence ATGTTCAACACCGTCAGTGACCTCGATTCCGGCCAGCGAGTGCTGGTTCGAGTCGACATCAACGCACCCGTCGAAAACGGCCGCGCACAGGACAATCGTCGTTTCGAACGTCACGCATCGTCCATTCGGACGCTCCTCGAGGATGGGCACGCCGTCGCGGTCATGGCCCATCAGGGTCGGCCCGGTCGGGACACGTTCATCTCCCTCGAGAGCCACGCCGACATCCTCGGCGAACATCTCGGTCAGGACGTCGGATTCGTTTCCGATACCTTCGGCGAAGACGCCCTCGAGGCGATCGAGGCGCTCGAGACCGGCGAAGTACTCCTCCTCGAGAACGTCCGCATGTGCGAGGACGAACTTCCGGAAAAAGAGCCCGAGGAACACGCCCAGAGTGAGTTCGTTCAGACGCTGGCACCGAAGTTCGACGCCTACGTCAACGACGCCTACTCGGCGGCCCACCGCGCACACGCTTCACTCGTCGGCTTCCCGCTCGTCATGGACGCGTACGCCGGCCCAGTCATGGACGCGGAGTACACCGCTAACTCCGCGATTCAGGACCGAGAGTTCGATGGCCCCGTGACGATGGTCCTCGGCGGCACGAAAGCTGAAGACCTGATCCCGGTCATCGAACGCGTCGACGACACCGTCGACCGATTCTGTCTGGGCGGCATCGTCGGCGAACTATTCTTGCGGGCTGCCGGCCACGACGTCGGCTACGACGTCGAGGGAACCGAGTTCTTCGACCACCAGTGGGACGACCACGCCGACACCATCGAATCCATTCTCGAAACCTACGGCGACCGACTCACCCTCGCCTCGGACCTCGCTTACGAAGGCGACGATGGCGAGCGCGCGGAAACGGCCGTCGAGGGTCTGGAAAAAGACACTTCCTCCCTCGACATCGGAAGCGAGAGTGCCGAAGCCTACGCCGACCTCGTTCGCGAATCCGACGCGGTCTTCGTCAAAGGTGCCCTCGGCGTCTTCGAGGACGAGCGCTTTGCGACGGGGACGGTAACCGTACTCGAGGCCATCGCCGAGACCGACTGTTTCTCCGTCGTCGGCGGGGGCGACACTTCGAGAGCGATCGGAATGTACGGCCTCGACGAAGCCGACTTCGGGCACGTCTCGATCGCCGGCGGGGCGTACGTGCGGGCGCTCACCGGCGAACCGCTGATCGGTATCGAGGTCCTCGAGCGCGCGGCTGCGGCCTAA
- a CDS encoding type II glyceraldehyde-3-phosphate dehydrogenase: MLRVGINGYGTIGKRVADAVRAQPDMDVCGVAKVSPDYVAVGAVEAGYDLYAVDDERIDEFRAIDIDVAGTVDDLVEQSDVVIDATPSGVGAQNRPLYERHDTPAIFQGGEDATVAEVSFNARVNYDEATNADYVRVVSCNTTGLSRLVAPLEDAYGIEKVRATLIRRGGDPNQTGRGPINDTVPNPVSIPSHHGPDVQTIFPNLDIDTIGLKVPTTMMHVHAINVTLENPPEDDEDVRELLGSEDRLVMIPDFAGLDGAGTLKDFAADAGRPRADIWENCIWEESVTIQGNDLYCMQAIHQESDVVPENIDALRSLSGHLSGPESRSLTNETLGIGFSRLNGRVTKRLDTQTAD; the protein is encoded by the coding sequence ATGCTTCGTGTCGGAATCAACGGATACGGAACCATCGGCAAACGCGTCGCAGATGCCGTCCGCGCACAACCGGATATGGACGTCTGCGGCGTTGCCAAAGTCAGCCCCGATTACGTCGCCGTCGGGGCCGTCGAAGCGGGCTATGACCTGTACGCTGTCGATGACGAACGGATCGACGAGTTCCGGGCTATCGACATCGACGTCGCCGGAACCGTCGACGACCTCGTCGAACAGAGTGACGTCGTCATCGACGCAACCCCAAGCGGGGTCGGCGCACAGAACCGCCCGCTGTACGAACGACACGACACGCCAGCAATTTTCCAGGGTGGCGAAGACGCCACCGTTGCCGAAGTCAGCTTCAACGCCCGCGTCAACTACGACGAGGCCACCAATGCCGACTACGTACGCGTCGTCTCCTGTAATACGACCGGGCTCTCTCGGCTCGTCGCCCCACTCGAGGACGCCTACGGCATCGAGAAAGTCAGAGCAACGCTGATCCGGCGCGGTGGCGACCCCAACCAGACCGGGCGCGGCCCAATCAACGACACCGTCCCAAACCCCGTTTCGATTCCGTCACACCACGGCCCCGACGTTCAGACCATCTTCCCCAACCTCGACATCGACACCATCGGTCTGAAAGTGCCGACAACGATGATGCACGTCCACGCGATCAACGTCACCCTCGAGAATCCGCCCGAGGATGATGAAGACGTCCGGGAACTGCTCGGGAGCGAAGACCGCCTCGTGATGATTCCCGACTTCGCCGGTCTCGATGGCGCAGGCACCCTGAAAGACTTCGCTGCCGATGCCGGCCGGCCCCGAGCGGACATCTGGGAGAACTGTATCTGGGAAGAGTCAGTGACGATACAGGGCAACGACCTCTATTGTATGCAAGCGATTCACCAGGAATCGGACGTCGTCCCCGAAAACATCGATGCACTCCGATCGCTGTCCGGCCACCTTTCCGGCCCGGAAAGTCGCTCGCTAACTAACGAGACGCTCGGCATCGGCTTTTCCCGATTGAACGGCCGTGTGACCAAACGCCTCGACACACAGACGGCAGACTGA